The following coding sequences lie in one Arachis ipaensis cultivar K30076 chromosome B03, Araip1.1, whole genome shotgun sequence genomic window:
- the LOC107632176 gene encoding uncharacterized protein LOC107632176 has protein sequence METEAAAVLNLFDSCWFELNVLMKSSTIIPPKATSSAENLDHKVRGEEEEEEISESASKLARIQTSTHSRSMSDQSVEATSFKHESMSPDSVLMIPSKLQTILSGKEATDSEEEPHQNPPHEAVVLVPEKNTKKKKKRRETKSLSDLEFEELKGFMDLGFVFSEEDKDSTLASIIPGLQRLGKKESSDSDESMVQRPYLSEAWEVYCYDKKKKEKEKENPLMNWKFPAVNNETDIKDSLRWWAHTVASSVR, from the coding sequence ATGGAAACAGAAGCTGCTGCTGTCTTGAACCTCTTTGATTCTTGCTGGTTTGAGCTCAATGTATTGATGAAAAGCTCAACAATAATCCCACCAAAAGCAACAAGTTCTGCAGAAAATCTAGATCATAAGgtgagaggagaagaagaagaagaagaaatatcaGAGTCAGCATCAAAGCTTGCACGGATCCAAACAAGTACTCATAGCAGGTCGATGAGTGACCAATCCGTGGAAGCAACAAGCTTCAAGCATGAATCTATGTCACCAGATTCCGTCCTTATGATCCCCTCAAAGCTCCAAACCATTCTTTCGGGAAAAGAAGCCACAGACTCAGAAGAAGAACCTCATCAGAACCCTCCGCATGAGGCAGTAGTGTTGGTACCTGAGAAGaacacgaagaagaagaagaagaggagggaaACAAAGAGTTTGTCAGACCTTGAGTTTGAGGAGCTAAAAGGGTTCATGGATTTGGGTTTTGTTTTCTCAGAAGAGGACAAAGACTCAACCTTGGCTTCAATCATTCCTGGGTTGCAGAGGTTAGGGAAGAAAGAAAGCTCAGATTCTGATGAATCAATGGTTCAAAGGCCTTATCTTTCAGAAGCATGGGAGGTTTATTGTTatgataagaaaaagaaagagaaagagaaagagaatccATTGATGAATTGGAAGTTCCCTGCTGTAAACAATGAAACTGACATCAAAGATAGCCTCAGATGGTGGGCTCACACTGTTGCTTCCAGTGTCAGATGA